CGCCTTGTGCTCTTGCAGTTGCACAGGTAGACGCAGTGTGAAATGATGCAGCGCGCGTTGTGGGCCTGGTCGTGCAGGCCACGGAACAGAACACATCCGTGGCAAGCTTGAAGAGCACGCACGTATAGAAATCCAACGTGAAATTAAACTAGCATATGCAGCGGGAGTAAGGGAGGGACAGGATCACAGGAGCAACGTAGTGCACGAGGGAGGCTCCCTATCGAGAAATATATCTCCACAAGCTGCATCTCGATGGGTGATATCAGCATGAACATCCTCGCCTGAATCTTTTCAGTCTTTTGTTCTTTTGATAACTTGAAATGAGTTGTTATTAGCTGCACGGTTAATCGTGGTAAGTTTGGTTTACTATTCTAAGTTCAGGCGACGCAATCACCGACCCCATATGCATGTACCTTGACTGATATAGCCATTGTAATCACAGGTAATTTTGGTCCAAGTATTTTAAGTTCAGGATGGAATGTTTTGTTTGTTTGCACTATGTAGCTGGTAATGCCAGCAGCATGTTGACGACAGTTGTCCTTCTATATAAAGTGGGGCCTGAAGGCCTATTCTCTAGAAAAAGAAAATAGCCATTGCATCGGAgaatggcggcaacggcggcttcATGACATCTTCAGTATTGACAGAGCAACCATTCTGTTCCTGATGTATGGTAGGTGCATGCAGTCCATGTATTGGTAGCCAGCATATGCAGATTATTCCTTTTCCGGGTTGCGATCGGTGATACTGGCACTTGCTTCATTGATGCTAGCTGGTCGACAAGGTTATTCACAAGGATGGTCACATTGCTCTGCGTCTTGTTGAGTGTCCTCGGCGCTTTTGCTGTAAAATGCAATTTCATCTGGATCTGGTACGTCTTCAGAATGCACTAGTTTGTTGTTAAGAAGATTCTCTGTTGATCCATTCTCAAGTAGTAGCTTCTTAGCCATGTTCCGGAAGGATTCCGTTAATGGGTCATCGTGCTTCTTGACAGAGAGCTTCCTCCGCGAGCTTTCACCCCTCGAGGCAATGAAGTCGACAAGGGCGCTACGAGCATTTGTGGCAATGTTGGCATTCTCGTCAGCCTTGTTGGCGCCATGGCTGTCAAATCCATCAGCATTGTCTTCTGTGATGTCACACGCACGAGTAGAGGCTGCACCTGGAGACAGCCATGCCCCGAACGAGCTGGTCCTCTCGACGAGGTAACTGCTTCCCTCCTTGTTCACTGGTACTGCAGGGCATGGCGCTTCGGTGTCTGACATTTCAGGCGAATTAGCTGAAGGCCAAACGGGTGCTTCAGATGCTTCATCTTGTGACGAATCCTGGTTCTGAAAGTTTTGCTTTTGATGCCTGATTCTTCCGATGATGTGTCGATATTTAAGTTGTCGGAGCATATCGGACAACGCGCCTGTTTTGAATCTGCTGGAGGTTCAGATGTCAGGTTAATGTGGATGCTAAAGAATGAACACTGAGTAGGAAAGCtggggaaaaaaaggaaaaaatgagctAGGGAAATTTAAGAAGCGTTACTTGGAGTATTTTTTATGGCGGGCTTCCTCGGCAGGAGGTTTGGAATGGATGTCTGAACTCTGAATGTCTGGTTTGGTTTCATGCAAGATACGCTGATGCTGTGCAGAGTGGGCTCTGAAGGAGGGGTCGGTGTATCTCTTCAAGCACGCTCCCTCGCCACCAGCATCATACCTGCACCCAAAACAAGCCAAAATTAACCAGGAAAAATAAATCCTTTTTAAGCTGTTTGATTTTTGGTATAGAAGTGTTGTTACTTGTCCAGCATGGACAGCTGCGGAGGCCCGTGGCATCGCTGGATGAACTTTTCGATGGAGCACGGCCTTGTTCCTCCCACCAGAGTCACCGGCTGATCGACACCGTGGCCTGCGATGCCACACAGAGCTTCTGGCCGATGAAGTACACAAGCCTGTCGGAATCGACGACGGCGGAGCCGCTCCTCGATGAGCGGCGGCTCCGCCTGGAGCCGCCGCGCCCTCCGCGGCGAGCCTGAAGAAGATCAGATCCAGGGGCTAGTCTGGTGAATTTGTAGCAGCCAGCAGGACAGGACAGGAGCAACGTACTGTGCGAGGTCCCCGAGCTGGCGGAGGATGCCCACGAAGCCGGCCATGGCGGCACCCGCATCCTGGACGACGACAGCTTCGGGGAGCTCGTCGGCCTTGGTGGTGAGCTTGGGCCTTGCCAGTGCTGGGGCCAGAAGGTGAGTACTCTGCTCCATGCGCGCATGCAGGTGCTGGCTCATGTGATGTCTCACAACGGCTCGTGGCAAACGGCTGACATGTAGCCATTGACGCGCCCTGACCTCCAGGCAGTGCAACGACACGATGACACCCCGCACCCACGAGCGTCCGGTGAGGTGACAGAGCACCGCACGGGCGGTTCCCGAGAGCAGGAGGAGGTACCACCGTACCTTCGTGCTGCGCATGCTTCATGCTTGTGCACCGCGCCATGTTAATACGTACGAATACGGTTTTGTACCGCACGTTGCGTTGCGGCTACTCAACGACTGCCTACAAAACGCATTTACAAGCTACGGAAAATCGTTAGGTTCTTACCGTAGTATAAAAGGTTCTCAATTTATGATAAGCCAACCTGTAATGGGCAAGGAATATTGTGTATTTGCCATGAACGTAAATGACAGTGCATATAGATGatgtttttatgaacatttttatatccTAGTTTGCATTCTTCTAAGTTCATATGAATTTGTTAATATGAATTTTTAAGTTTCagtcaaacaactttgaccagaTGGAAGGGCATTCTTGTAACCTAAAATGCTTTTTAGGAGCAAATTTGAGCACATAAAAAAGTTAAGAgtaaatttgagtagtgggttTGAATTAAGGGCACAAATATCGATAAATCACGAGTTGACATGGTGCCACGCGAGGATGTAATCCGCACCCTCAATTTCTTCGGGATTCGTGCCGTATTTATAGTACACCTCACGTATATAGAATTCACAGGAATGATTTGCAACGTATTTGTTGGTCAATAAGTGTGCATGCCCCACaagccataagagtttgaagttAGTTTTGCATTGATGTGCAGCAGACCACTTGAGCGATAAATCATAAGTAGTTGACAAACTGCAAGACACCCGACCACCTCACTTACTAGGATTAATGCACCACACTGCCTTCCTGTCTTAGTGCACCATCCTCTACAGCTGCAACAGAATCATTAACGTGTATTGAGTAAGCTAGTTAGTGTGAACGTAATTTTGAGATGAATTAGAGTGAACGTAATTTTGAGATGAATTAGTGTGAACTTGTCACTATGCTAGACCAGCTTAGGTTTATCTTCATATTCTGTGTTGCATGTGTATATTCGGTGTGTGATTGAACATTTAATCCCGCCATGCGCAGTGGGATAGGGTCTATTTAAAAGAAAGAAAAATGCACATCTATTAGTTGGCTGATTATGAAAGTTCAATTTAGAAAATAAGAGAAGCGTCACAAGAAAATCTTAGCGATGATAAGTTAAATGCACGAACAAAATGGTATAATATTGATTGGAATTTTAAATGAATTTAATAATAGCATAGAGGATGGTTTATAGTTAAATGCTCAATCACACACCGACACGGCTTTCACCACGGTGCCAACTTGTTCATCGTCCCTCACCATATACCGTGGCACTGTGCTATCTCTTCATTCTGACGCATGCAGCACTGTCGTATGCGACGTGCTCCAGTTAGCTATCCATTTGCTCCAGAAAGTTTAATAACACTGCTGAAGATGCTGCTCTAGCCTGTATTGTTATCTGTATCACACTGTTCTAGCAGCGTATAACTTCCATATTCGCTAGGAGTACTTTATATTAGGCAAACGAGAGATGATTTGCGGAACCCGTCTTCACTCCTCCCCCTGTTCCTCGGCGGGGCACGTACACGCGTTTACAGGCAAGGCTTGGAGGAGATCTGCGGTGCCAGAAACCAGCTAGCGCAAGTGCTCAATTATGTCCACCCAGCAACGAGAGCAGTTATTTTGCATCGTCTGGGCCGTCACGTGGGCCTTGTATTCATACGAACATAAATGACCCTGGGCCACTGGTGTGGCGTATACCACGGCGTATTCATGAAAGCTAGTAATTAATGTTTGACGTATTGCAAATGCGCTATAATAAGTAGCAATCACGATGCTAGGACCGACGCTCATGATAACGGCAGCGCGTGGCTGCATGTCCCAAAAATTCATGTCGCACAAATATGAATGTCCCTTAATTAAATGAAAAAGGATCCAATTCTTCCAGCTCCAAGCAACAACACAACAAACGCTAGCTAGCTGTGTTTTGTATCATGCCACCGGACAAATATCAGGTAGGCCAACCCAGTGTCATGGGTCGCGAGATCGCATGACCTACTTATCCTCTCAGTGTTAGTTCACTGCAAACCAATCAAATCATGTGCATCAGTGCATGCGAAACGACTCCTTGGCGATCGATCGCGAGAGCGATCGATTCCGACCGCGCGTAGCGCACCTCCTGTTCCCTTTCCTTTTCTAGCTCGTTTCCTTTTTCCTCCGCCGCAGCTGCCCTGCCGCTTCCCTCCCCCCTCCTCGCTGTCGgctcctcccaccgccgccgcactTATCGCCGTGAacaccgccgccgcactcatcgCCGTGAACACTGCCGCATCCCCATCCACACAGCCCCGCCTAGGGCTGCTGGTACATtccccaccaccacgccgccgcacCCGCTTCCCCTACCCACGCCGATTGAGACGGACGGAGGGAGGACATGGTCGTTGGGGGTCGCCACACGCCTGGATCTGGGTGCCATTGTGCAcatccggccggatctggccgccgccgcgctcgtccgTGCTGGATCTGGCCGCCACAATCGAGGATCGGTGGAGGAGCACAGGTCGCGGCTTGGTTGTGGAGGAGGGAAAGGGAGCACGGGGCGGCACCATTGCGGCTGGAGCAGGGCTTCGGTTCGAGGGTGGCGGACATGGCTGCGTCGTGTACGTGGGGGAGAAGGACGACCGTGCACCCCGGCGTTCTCTGCGTGGTGGTAGTCATGCGCCGTGCCACATCAAGACTGGGTGTAGCACGGGCGGCCGTTGTGGCTGGGAGGTTATCTGCTCATCGTCCATCTGGAGAGGAAGCAGAGTGACTCATGACGTTACATAGTCGCCTACGAGCCAATGATGAGCAAACGAGGCAGCGGTAAGCAAGTCCCCCATTGGAATCTGAATCCTCTAATTCTTTCCTCAATTACTGACATACAGACTAGTTAATTTTGTATGGCTGGCTGCTGAACCTGTTATTGCATTACCTGCATCCAGCAACATGGAATTTTATATCCTTCAGAATTGCATCGTTGTCCAACAATATACTTCAGATTTTCCCATAATTATGGCTTAAATGTCATACAGTCTAATTTGGATACCTAGTTTGTTTTCTTGAAGCTTATAGATGTAGGCACAATCTATATTCAGTAGGTGCTAGATCTTCACACTTAAAGATTCTGGATATATCCTCTTCTCTGTTTTTGCTGTTTTACAACAGAAACATTTACGCATATGTAAACTGCAGAATCGTGCAGCTGTAGGCTTGCAGCAGGTTGGCGGGCGAATGGTCATAAAGAGAAGATAACAGGCATGTCGAGTGCTGTGAGTATTCCATTCATTTAGACAACTACGTTTCCAAGATCATCAAGAGGTGTGTTGTTTTCCTTGAGAAAATCATCAATTTGTTTTAGCATTGGTCAAATCTGTTTGTTGATCTGAGATTTTGTATTCTTGCATCACCAGATCATAGTGTGACAGATGGGAGAACACACACACACCTCAATGGATGACATATTATAATTACGGAGACTAGTTGTAAGGATAATGGAGTGCAATTTTCTGATTCAGTGATCTGCAGGTTTGAAGAACTAATATTGTGTAGAAAATGGCAATCGAATTATTTAGATTTAATAAATTAGATTTAAGGATAAATTAGTTGGTGCATTTCATTATCAAGGACTAATAGTATCAATATACTAGGAGCAATATGTAGCAAACAATTCAAAATTTAAGGAATGATCCATCTTACCCCTCAAGAAGAAGGAATAATCCATTTTAATATGTTCCTTTATATATGCGGAGAACTTCTTAGTAGTTCGTATGTCAAGATGTTTGGATACTGAATAATGGTGCTCTTTCTAATAATCAGGCAGACTGTACCCATTGCCAGTTTATGTGTGTCTGTAATTTTTTTGTGGTATATCGAGCAATTGTCCTTGAAAAATTGAAATAACTGAGATATCCACAGAAATGAAAGCTGCAGCCTGCAGCGATATGGTTCCTGTTAACAATCGTATATTGCTGTGTTAGTTAGAGCTAACAAATTCAGTACTTATCCGTGTATAGACTTATCAGTACTTATCCGTGTATAGACTTATCCTCTTGTTAGGATCCTGTATTCTGTTGTATCTACAGATGCGATCACGCATTGTCTATTATAAATACACGGCCAACCCTACGGGGATAATCACGGCAAATCAATCTTTCTGACTTGGTATACAGAGCGAAAGATCCAATCTCACTTCCTCCACCATGACTGGCACCAACCCTGCTGCTTCCCTCTCCGGCACCGCCGGCACCCTCACCACCCTCAACGCCGGCACCCTGTCCGCCGGTTCCTCCACTTCCGCTCCGATCTCGGTCACCTCGCTCGGTAGCCTGATCACTCTGCGCCTTACGCGCGATAACTTCCTGCTATGGAAGACCCAAGCCGTCCCCGCCCTCGCTGCAAACGGCCTGTTCGGCTATGTTGCCGGCACCGCCGCAGCCCCGCCGCACACCATCAAGGAAGGAACCGGTGATGCGGCTGTTGATGTGGCCAATCCGGAGTTTCTTCGCTGGTACCAGCAGGACCAGCTCGTCATGATCGCCCTCCTCGGCTCCATGACCGAGGACATCCTCGGGCAGATGACCCAGCTGACGACCTCCGCCGCTGTTTGGACTGCACTGCACGACATGTTCGCCTCGCAGAATCGTGCCCGCATCATGCAGCTCAGGTATCAACTTTCCaacctgaagaagaaggacctctCTGCCTCTGACTACTaccgcaagatgaaggggttcgCTGATGCGATGGCGTCCATTGGCAAGCCCCTCACTGACGATGAAGTGCTCGGCTACATGCTCGCTGGGTTGGGCTCCGAGTTCGAGCCACTCATCGCGTCGATCACGGCGCGAGATGATCCAGTAAGTCTCAGCAGCTTCTATGCGTATCTCCTTAGTGCTGAACTTCGCCTGGAGCAGCAAAATtcgtcaggtgaaatccatccctCCGCCAACACCGCTGCTCGTGCCAATGATCGCGGCGGCAATGGTGCACGCGGCGGACATGGCGGTCAAGGCGGCGGACATGGCGGACAAGGCGGCGGACAGGGGCGCGGTCGCGGCGGGCGTGGCCGCGGCAACGGCCGCTCCAACCTGAAGTGTCAGGTGTGCAGCAAGTTTGGCCATGACGCCCTTCACTGCCGCAATCGTTTCAACCATGCATTCCAGCCCGACGAGCAGCGCGAGCGCTCCGGCAACTCCGTCAACACCAACACCGGCTCCGCGGGGTACACCGTGGACATGGACTGGTACGCTGACACAGGTGCGACCGACCACCTGACCAGCGACCTCGACCGTCTCGGCATCCACGAGCGCTACGGCggcaaggacaaggtgcatgctgcAAACGGGGCAGGTATGTCTATCTCCCATATCGGACATTCCATTTTTTCTGGCTCATCCAAACCAATTCACCTTCGCAACATACTGCATGTTCCACATGTTAACAAGCATCTCCTATCCGTGCACAAACTTGTTTCTGATAATGATGCTTTTGCTGAATTTCATCCTCATTATTTCTATCTTAAGGACCGAGCAACCAAGACAGTTCTTCTTCGCGGTAGAAGTCGCCATGGCCTTTACCCGGTGCCAAGCCTCAATAAATCATCCATCGTCGTCCGAAGTCCTCGAGTTCTCTCCGCTGTCAAGCTCTCCCCGGAACTATGGCATCGAAGATTAGGTCACCCTTCAAAAGAAGTCGTTGAGTCAGTCCTTAGATCAAATAAATTCGCTTGTGCACCCTCGCTTCAGTCTAGTATTTGTGATGCTT
The window above is part of the Triticum aestivum cultivar Chinese Spring chromosome 2A, IWGSC CS RefSeq v2.1, whole genome shotgun sequence genome. Proteins encoded here:
- the LOC123187374 gene encoding uncharacterized protein — its product is MPRASAAVHAGQVTTLLYQKSNSLKRIYFSWLILACFGCRYDAGGEGACLKRYTDPSFRAHSAQHQRILHETKPDIQSSDIHSKPPAEEARHKKYSKFKTGALSDMLRQLKYRHIIGRIRHQKQNFQNQDSSQDEASEAPVWPSANSPEMSDTEAPCPAVPVNKEGSSYLVERTSSFGAWLSPGAASTRACDITEDNADGFDSHGANKADENANIATNARSALVDFIASRGESSRRKLSVKKHDDPLTESFRNMAKKLLLENGSTENLLNNKLVHSEDVPDPDEIAFYSKSAEDTQQDAEQCDHPCE